A window of Ananas comosus cultivar F153 linkage group 4, ASM154086v1, whole genome shotgun sequence contains these coding sequences:
- the LOC109708660 gene encoding peptide-N4-(N-acetyl-beta-glucosaminyl)asparagine amidase A-like, protein MMSLTHHHLLFPCCLLLLLVRLSGASGVSPWQLITPSVPGRLVFPPPPSVPAENATLEYMDPTLPPLLPAHNPKCSLLVLQYNFADTVGAPPVAANYTPPPDCPAPWSRVVLELSASASGLQKDRIAALWLDGAEILPPTTPYPMAPGVFWRVRKDVTRYTALLRGRSPYEGDQPCVLSMMLENSNAKYPGVYSVNVSLHFYRGALCSGGRCIGLKPAGETKRAELGPALSAHPTIKGIYREPADMIIPISNGDGRKGFWFRLENETEVQGTTVRLPNNTYRAVLEVYVSHHGDDEYWYANPLRTNGPEAEGLQPQQGGDNRLESSKANGGFRQVVATVDGRYVGSAIPFPVIYPGSVNPFFWAPVAAIGAYDHPSYDLDLTPFVGHLIDGAPHVFGLAVRDSQPFWLVSANLHVWVDAWSDTVEGALVRYKVPPFRLSRQADWTEREGKSEIEGQVIIRFSGWVSSSKGNITTSVRHKIKFKSHIEAEEKGEMTSVELESKARTNIRIEREDQVIGRVAVETETPLTMATMSSNGGGGSRFHKTKLAHALMETRSVAENKGTSFSAVADRQDSEGAVLMEEGVAMWGNGDTKSVYKYRDDKGCYLRTVNVVGGKVKEDEDTASCAAAAVAES, encoded by the exons ATGATGTCTCTCACCCACCACCATCTACTGTTCCCCTGTTGCCTTCTTCTCCTGCTGGTTCGGCTTTCCGGAGCCAGCGGCGTGTCGCCATGGCAGCTCATCACGCCGTCCGTCCCCGGCAGGTTGGTGTTCCCCCCGCCACCGTCTGTCCCAGCAGAGAATGCCACCCTCGAATACATGGACCCCACCCTCCCGCCGCTCCTCCCCGctcacaacccaaaatgctCCCTCCTAGTCCTCCAATACAACTTTGCCGACACCGTCGGCGCCCCGCCCGTCGCCGCCAACTACACCCCGCCCCCTGACTGCCCCGCTCCGTGGTCCCGCGTCGTGCTTGAGCTCTCTGCCTCCGCCTCTGGCCTCCAGAAGGACCGCATTGCCGCCCTGTGGCTCGACGGTGCGGAGATCCTCCCCCCCACGACCCCATACCCGATGGCCCCCGGCGTCTTCTGGCGGGTGCGCAAGGACGTCACCCGCTACACTGCGCTCCTACGCGGCCGATCCCCTTACGAGGGTGACCAGCCGTGTGTTCTCTCGATGATGCTCGAGAATTCCAATGCCAAGTACCCGGGCGTCTACTCCGTCAACGTCTCCCTCCATTTCTACCGCGGTGCACTCTGCAGCGGCGGCAGATGCATTGGGCTCAAACCGGCCGGAGAAactaaacgagccgagctcgggcCAGCACTCTCCGCGCATCCAACAATAAAAGGAATCTACCGCGAGCCGGCCGACATGATCATCCCCATATCGAATGGCGACGGCCGCAAAGGCTTCTGGTTTCGCCTCGAGAACGAGACTGAAGTGCAAGGCACGACGGTGCGACTGCCGAATAACACCTACCGTGCAGTCCTGGAGGTCTATGTGTCGCACCACGGTGACGACGAGTATTGGTACGCCAACCCCCTCCGCACCAACGGGCCCGAGGCGGAGGGGTTGCAGCCTCAACAAGGCGGCGACAACCGCCTAGAATCTTCCAAGGCAAACGGCGGCTTCCGCCAGGTGGTGGCCACAGTCGACGGGCGCTACGTCGGCTCCGCAATTCCGTTTCCTGTCATATATCCAGGGTCCGTGAACCCCTTCTTCTGGGCCCCTGTGGCGGCCATCGGCGCGTACGACCACCCGTCTTACGACCTCGACCTCACGCCGTTCGTCGGCCATCTGATCGACGGAGCACCGCACGTGTTCGGGCTGGCGGTGCGCGACAGCCAGCCGTTCTGGCTCGTGTCGGCAAACCTGCACGTGTGGGTGGATGCATGGTCCGACACGGTGGAGGGGGCGCTCGTGCGGTACAAGGTGCCGCCGTTCCGTTTGAGCAGACAAGCGGACTGGACGGAGCGGGAGGGGAAGTCGGAGATCGAAGGGCAGGTCATAATCCGGTTCTCCGGCTGGGTCAGCTCGTCGAAGGGGAACATCACGACGAGCGTTCGGCACAAGATCAAGTTCAAGAGCCACATCGAGGCCGAGGAGAAGGGGGAGATGACCAGCGTCGAGTTGGAGAGCAAGGCCCGGACCAACATCAGGATAGAAAGGGAGGATCAG GTAATCGGCCGGGTGGCGGTGGAGACGGAGACGCCGCTGACGATGGCTACGATGAGCTCGAACGGGGGCGGGGGGTCGAGATTCCACAAGACGAAGCTGGCGCACGCGCTGATGGAGACGCGGAGCGTGGCGGAGAACAAGGGGACGAGCTTCAGCGCGGTGGCGGACCGGCAGGATTCGGAGGGCGCGGTGCTGATGGAAGAGGGAGTGGCCATGTGGGGGAATGGCGACACCAAGTCGGTGTACAAGTACCGCGACGACAAAGGGTGTTACCTGCGGACGGTGAACGTGGTCGGCGGGAAGGTGAAGGAGGATGAGGACACGGCGTCGTGCGCGGCCGCGGCCGTCGCAGAGTCGTAG
- the LOC109708650 gene encoding uncharacterized protein LOC109708650, which produces MAATLHAKINRRKLDKLDIIKICEEILNPTVPMALRLSGILMGGVVIVYERKVKLLYDDATRILADALGAIESFPFSGVLIIFFPLTMKADIIADATINVDIIAVAFRVRTKVTEQFMNHTCLVNLILQTCRKIASQSHDAQNIFHFHGMFITTSSNKLASFTLHVFQQQHELTAPESRQKALPDEQLIRQKRHVGDGSHGRPRQACDEDHGEASDVSGIGVGVEVDQRGVGGIEERMDVRVVSHEEAVHSVGGGYEGRGNAGKVLAVAFDLATSGADVWKSR; this is translated from the exons ATGGCGGCTACACTGCACGCGAAGATCAATCGGAGGAAGCTCGATAAGCTCGACATTATCAAGATATG TGAGGAAATCCTGAATCCCACAGTTCCAATGGCTCTACGGCTCTCTGGGATACTAATGG GTGGTGTAGTCATCGTCTATGAGAGGAAGGTGAAGCTCCTCTATG ATGATGCGACTCGTATTCTG GCAGATGCGTTGGGAGCGATTGAATCCTTCCCATTTTCAGGGGTTCTCATCATATTTTTTCCTCTCACCATGAAAGCGGATATCATAGCCGATGCCACGATCAACGTGGACATCATCGCCGTCGCATTCCGCGTCAGAACGAAGGTCACCGAACAATTCATGAACCACACGTGTCTTGTCAATCTCATCCTTCAGACGTGTAGGAAGATCGCTTCCCAATCCCATGATGCTCAAAACATCTTCCACTTCCACGGTATGTTTATAACTACTTCCAGTAATAAGCTCGCGAGCTTTACGCTGCATGTGTTCCAGCAACAGCATGAATTGACTGCACCAGAGAGCCGGCAAAAGGCTCTGCCCGATGAGCAGCTGATACGACAAAAGCGGCATGTCGGCGACGGTTCGCACGGACGCCCCCGACAGGCCTGCGACGAGGATCACGGCGAGGCCTCTGATGTGAGCGGCATCGGAGTGGGCGTAGAAGTAGACCAGCGAGGGGTCGGCGGGATCGAGGAGCGCATGGACGTACGTGTTGTAAGCCATGAGGAGGCCGTCCACTCTGTTGGAGGCGGTTACGAAGGGCGTGGGAACGCAGGGAAGGTGTTGGCCGTAGCGTTCGATCTGGCGACATCTGGCGCGGACGTCTGGAAGAGTCGATAA
- the LOC109708366 gene encoding serine/threonine-protein kinase HT1-like produces the protein MAAALECWSARSSADEDSAELLVLMNPSPPSSSAAAAAASSPYPSPADLGGGGAAPPPKRWRRLRRNFAGAIATLVSSLTLDPSSSSPPTPPRSEKLASTLRRHFDSLPSSYALVGFEMNTVLLHARLVEQSWIEDQPAIHIEEFDDVGLAFTVTFACTSPISWPSISTDLQSSSISCKKVQIFEKNGLTLGIVIVLIQPISKMHFKSQIEVALKSAMKKPRTNGVKLPFGLCGCQDESLNHCEGDSRLDEDDRHVFDDGSLREGKLLSPLPESSLVVSIDEWQSIQSSGQEIARWVISSDEVEFIDRVGPSSFKGVYRGKKVWVKKLRGCERGTAYDIEIRHDLLQLMSCGHANILQFYGISFEENHGLCIVTKMMEGGSVHDVIQRNEKIPMREVVGIALDVAEGLMFVNDHGMAYRDLSTQRILLDRQGNACIGYAGVVTSCCNAGEVKEYEMAGYRWLAPEIIAGDPESVSETWMSNVYSFGMVLWEMVTGEAAYSSYSPVQAAVGIAACGLRPEIPKDCPQVLRSLMLECWNSSPSKRPKFSEIIDILQRQKY, from the exons ATGGCAGCGGCGCTCGAGTGCTGGTCCGCTCGGTCCAGCGCTGACGAGGACTCGGCGGAGCTCCTGGTGCTCATGAACCCCtcccccccctcctcctctgcaGCCGCCGCTGCGGCCTCCTCTCCTTACCCGTCTCCGGCGGACCTcggcgggggcggcgccgcTCCTCCCCCCAAGAGGTGGCGGCGCCTCCGCCGAAACTTCGCCGGCGCCATTGCCACCCTCGTGAGCTCCCTCACCCtcgacccctcctcctcctcaccaCCTACGCCGCCGCGCTCGGAGAAGCTCGCCTCCACCCTACGCCGCCACTTCGATTCCCTTCCCAGTAG CTATGCACTAGTGGGATTCGAGATGAACACCGTTCTCCTGCACGCTCGATTGGTCGAGCAATCGTGGATCGAAGACCAACCGGCTATTCACATCGAGGAGTTCGATGATGTGGGATTAGCATTTACGGTTACATTCGCTTGTACCTCGCCGATTTCATGGCCTTCGATCTCAACCGACCTTCAATCCTCTTCGATTTCATGTAAAAAGGTTCAAATTTTCGAGAAGAATGGTTTAACTCTCGGAATCGTAATTGTACTAATTCAGCCTATAAGCAAAATGCACTTCAAGTCTCAGATAGAAGTTGCTTTAAAATCTGCCATGAAGAAGCCGAGGACGAATGGTGTTAAGCTCCCGTTTGGGCTTTGTGGTTGCCAAGATGAGAGTTTGAACCATTGTGAAGGGGATTCGAGGCTCGACGAAGATGACCGCCACGTGTTCGATGATGGGTCCCTTCGAGAAGGGAAGCTTCTGAGCCCTCTTCCCGAATCTTCACTGGTTGTATCGATTGATGAGTGGCAGAGTATTCAATCCAGTGGGCAAGAGATTGCAAGGTGGGTGATTAGTTCTGATGAGGTCGAGTTCATAGATAGGGTCGGCCCCAGTTCCTTCAAAGGTGTTTATAGAGGGAAGAAGGTGTGGGTAAAGAAGCTGAGGGGATGTGAAAGGGGAACTGCTTATGATATTGAGATTAGGCATGATTTATTGCAGCTTATGAGCTGTGGACATGCGAACATACTTCAATTTTACGGCATTTCTTTTGAGGAGAATCATGGGCTATGCATTGTTACAAAGATGATGGAGGGAGGATCTGTTCATGATGTTATACAGAGGAATGAGAAAATACCCATGAGAGAGGTTGTTGGTATTGCATTGGATGTTGCAGAAGGGCTTATGTTTGTGAACGATCATGGGATGGCTTATAGGGATCTTAGCACGCAGAGGATTCTGCTGGATAGGCAGGGGAATGCTTGCATTGGGTATGCGGGTGTGGTTACTTCTTGTTGCAATGCCGGGGAGGTCAAAGAGTACGAGATGGCTGGGTATCGGTGGCTCGCTCCCGAG ATTATTGCCGGCGATCCAGAGAGTGTGTCAGAGACTTGGATGAGCAATGTATATAGCTTCGGGATGGTGCTATGGGAGATGGTAACAGGGGAGGCGGCATATTCTTCTTACTCCCCGGTTCAAGCTGCAGTTGGAATCGCCGCTTGCGGATTGAGGCCAGAAATTCCTAAAGACTGCCCACAAGTTCTGAGATCACTGATGCTCGAGTGCTGGAACAGTTCTCCATCGAAGCGCCCTAAGTTTTCGGAGATAATCGATATCTTACAAAGGCAAAAGTATTAG
- the LOC109709132 gene encoding peptide-N4-(N-acetyl-beta-glucosaminyl)asparagine amidase A-like produces the protein MHQKLLFSLLLCATIFVYTNAGTSLLLKDPIPAISLEHIDPTLPPVVLAGETPRCSVLVLQQDFADTFGSPPAASNYTLPAECPFPWTRVILELSVFATDLQHDRVAAIWVGGAEVLRTATPRPMAPGAFWRVQKDVTRYSALFHSLSNGGSGVISMMLENSNVALPGVYSANVSLHFYRGSTHSVQSQPLLAYTSHPTIKGLYREPADLILPVSNPDGYYESGFWFRIDNDSAPGSKSITIPPNTYRAVLEIFVSYHGDDELWYTNPLRSSYLQQSPAVSFSTPRANGAFRQVYATLDGRFLGGHVPYAVIYPGAINPYFWSPVAAIGAFDMPSYDLDLTPFLGLMLDGAPHNIGLSVRDAQSFWLLTANLHLWTDPWSDHVHAGLLEYFAPAIKMNRNAEWRDRDGQSEIDAEGLVRFTGWVSSSKGNLTTQVRQKIKFKSQVEVQNRGTLTQIEVQNKERMMVAIQQGHQVLRRVQMLAEAPLQLQTSAAAAAGGTAEFRKARLYHQLVEAMSISEGQVVETSTLTDRQDAEGTELVRGGAGHGGGEEMVVWGSGSTRSAYRYKDGSRCYLRTMNAAGGVVVMDTKTASCAAVAEA, from the exons ATGCATCAGAAACTTCTCTTCTCCCTTCTCCTGTGTGCCACAATCTTTGTATACACCAATGCTGGGACATCTCTTCTTCTTAAAGATCCGATACCGGCGATCTCCTTAGAACACATTGACCCGACACTCCCTCCGGTGGTCCTAGCAGGCGAGACCCCTCGGTGCTCCGTGCTTGTCCTCCAACAAGACTTTGCCGACACCTTCGGCTCCCCGCCCGCGGCGTCCAACTATACCCTGCCGGCTGAGTGCCCCTTCCCCTGGACCCGCGTCATTCTCGAGCTCTCCGTTTTTGCCACTGATCTCCAACACGACCGGGTCGCTGCCATCTGGGTCGGCGGCGCCGAGGTCCTCCGCACCGCCACCCCGCGCCCTATGGCGCCCGGTGCATTCTGGCGCGTCCAAAAGGACGTCACCCGCTACTCTGCGCTCTTCCACAGCCTCTCCAACGGAGGCAGCGGTGTCATATCCATGATGCTCGAGAATTCGAATGTAGCACTACCGGGCGTCTACTCCGCCAACGTCTCCCTCCACTTCTACCGTGGCTCAACGCACTCCGTTCAATCCCAACCCCTCTTGGCTTACACATCGCACCCAACGATCAAGGGCCTGTACCGTGAGCCCGCCGACCTCATCCTCCCAGTCTCAAACCCTGACGGTTACTACGAGTCTGGTTTCTGGTTCCGAATCGACAATGACTCCGCCCCTGGTTCCAAATCGATCACAATTCCCCCGAACACCTACCGGGCAGTCCTCGAGATCTTCGTCTCCTACCACGGCGACGACGAGCTGTGGTACACCAACCCCCTACGCTCCTCGTACCTCCAGCAATCTCCCGCCGTCTCTTTCTCGACGCCGCGAGCCAATGGCGCCTTCCGCCAGGTCTACGCGACCCTCGACGGCCGCTTCCTCGGCGGGCATGTGCCCTATGCGGTGATCTACCCAGGGGCCATCAACCCCTACTTCTGGTCCCCTGTCGCCGCCATCGGCGCCTTCGACATGCCCTCCTACGACCTCGACCTCACCCCATTCCTCGGCCTCATGCTCGACGGGGCACCCCACAATATTGGGCTCAGCGTGCGCGATGCTCAATCCTTCTGGCTTTTAACAGCCAACCTCCACCTATGGACCGATCCCTGGTCCGATCACGTCCACGCCGGGCTGCTCGAGTACTTTGCCCCAGCAATTAAGATGAACCGGAACGCTGAGTGGCGTGACCGCGACGGCCAATCGGAGATCGACGCCGAGGGATTGGTGCGATTCACGGGCTGGGTGAGCTCGTCCAAGGGGAACCTCACCACACAGGTGAGGCAAAAGATCAAGTTCAAGAGCCAGGTAGAGGTGCAAAACCGCGGGACTCTGACACAGATCGAGGTGCAAAACAAGGAGAGGATGATGGTGGCGATACAGCAGGGGCACCAGGTGCTGCGGCGCGTCCAGATGCTAGCAGAGGCACCGCTGCAGCTGCAGACgtcggcagcggcggcagcaggGGGCACTGCAGAGTTCCGGAAGGCGCGGCTCTACCACCAGCTGGTAGAGGCCATGAGCATCAGCGAGGGACAG GTGGTGGAGACGAGCACGCTCACGGATCGGCAGGACGCGGAGGGGACAGAGCTTGTCCGCGGCGGTGCAGGACACGGAGGTGGAGAAGAGATGGTAGTGTGGGGGAGCGGGAGCACGCGGTCGGCATACAGGTACAAGGACGGGAGTAGATGTTATCTTCGGACGATGAATGCAGCAGGCGGCGTAGTCGTGATGGACACGAAGACGGCGTCGTGCGCAGCAGTGGCCGAGGCTtga